A stretch of DNA from Sugiyamaella lignohabitans strain CBS 10342 chromosome B, complete sequence:
CTCATGTTCAGTAGAGACGATGCTGAGGGTGAAATGAGAATTATTGGATCCTGATTTTTACCGGAAGTCGGTAGAGGGATTCTATTTGGGGCGTTGCGTGAGTTGGTCGACCCTGTGGATGAAGCAGACGTAGTGCCAGTATTCTTATGTTTTCCTGCATTTGCTATGCTATTGCTACCACCATTGGCTGTACTGCCATTCTTGTAATTTGAAAGGATTTTTTGTCTGCATTCAGACGACACGGAGCTGAAGTCAAGTAGTTTATTGCCCCGAAGTGCTCGATTATGGTCGATTAGTGTTCTTTCTTGGTTGTATATTTTCTGTaattcttcatcaatggGTCTTTTTGCTTTGACGACACTGCTACTGGCGGTTGAGCTGCTAGTCTTAGCAGCTGACTTGGAAGCACCGGCGCtgccagcaccagtcgATGTACCTGATCCACCGGCACTTGTTGATTTAACGATGTTACTACTCTCTGTCGACGCTCCTTGCAGCCAGGTAAGCAAATCCGTCCTTTCTAAGAACTTTAGATTCGTGACCATTCTTTCGTCTGAGATGGAAATATAGTCTGTGATACTCAGATCTTTGGTGATATAACAGTTGTAAACGGTTCGTGTATCAATAAACCTTTTACCtgaatcagcatcaacatctGTGATCTGGTAAGCAGTTGGCGTGTCTAGTTTCAGTACAAATGGCTCATTAGAAATACCAGGAATACTGGGGAACTCCAGGCCAGTTGCCTTGACAATATCATCGGTGCGTTCGCTGCCAACAGTATCCCCAATCACAAGAGTACCATCAATCTTGGCGGCAATAGCCGATCTCAGAATTACCAAGGGGTCGTTCGTCGAAGACATGCTTTCTAGCTTCTCTGACTGGTATGTGTGCCTAATCAACTCTACTGGTTTATAGGGCTCTGGTCGATGCCAAATTCCACATCTTGCATATGGTCACTTCACGACATCACGCGGCGCGTGCGGCGCGTGAGGCTCTTAGGACCTCCCTCAACGTGAAGCTCATATTTACCGCAACATTGTGGGCCTGGCAAAATCCTGTTATTTGAGTCGTGGCATCGTAACAAAAGGAAAGCATGCATTACCAGGCATACAGGTGGGACTATAATAGCGCCCCAATTGCGGGAGGGGGAGCCATATCTAGAGAGATTTGATTGAGGAGAGAATACAAAAAATACAAAGtcatgataataataataagagAAACAGGTCATTGGATAGCGGTTGGTGCACGCTCGTAGTACAGGGACAAACAgtattcaaaaaaaattgaaagcaaagcaaagaaacaaaaaaaaattaatgCATACAGGCAGACACACAATGCAAGGGTTTGAATCTGCCGCCAGTTCTTCAGGGTGTATATCGGCAGAGATGTGATTGCCGGGTGTTAAATATGGCTGAGACAAACAAAGGGTCTCGCTAATGGGTTTGGCAAAAACTAGCAGCATCCTGACTTGACTTCAG
This window harbors:
- the CDC73 gene encoding Cdc73p (Component of the Paf1p complex; binds to and modulates the activity of RNA polymerases I and II; required for expression of certain genes, modification of some histones, and telomere maintenance; involved in transcription elongation as demonstrated by the G-less-based run-on (GLRO) assay; protein abundance increases in response to DNA replication stress; human homologue, parafibromin, is a tumour suppressor linked to breast, renal and gastric cancers; GO_component: GO:0016593 - Cdc73/Paf1 complex [Evidence IPI] [PMID 11884586]; GO_component: GO:0016593 - Cdc73/Paf1 complex [Evidence IPI] [PMID 11927560]; GO_component: GO:0016593 - Cdc73/Paf1 complex [Evidence IPI] [PMID 9032243]; GO_component: GO:0005654 - nucleoplasm [Evidence IEA]; GO_component: GO:0005634 - nucleus [Evidence IEA]; GO_component: GO:0005634 - nucleus [Evidence IDA] [PMID 15643076]; GO_component: GO:0035327 - transcriptionally active chromatin [Evidence IDA] [PMID 11983171]; GO_function: GO:1990269 - RNA polymerase II C-terminal domain phosphoserine binding [Evidence IDA] [PMID 22796944]; GO_function: GO:0000993 - RNA polymerase II core binding [Evidence IPI] [PMID 11884586]; GO_function: GO:0000993 - RNA polymerase II core binding [Evidence IPI] [PMID 9032243]; GO_function: GO:0001076 - RNA polymerase II transcription factor binding transcription factor activity [Evidence IPI] [PMID 11927560]; GO_function: GO:0001089 - TFIIF-class binding transcription factor activity [Evidence IMP,IPI] [PMID 9032243]; GO_function: GO:0003682 - chromatin binding [Evidence IDA] [PMID 11983171]; GO_process: GO:0031124 - mRNA 3'-end processing [Evidence IMP] [PMID 15149594]; GO_process: GO:0045910 - negative regulation of DNA recombination [Evidence IMP] [PMID 9891041]; GO_process: GO:2001255 - positive regulation of histone H3-K36 trimethylation [Evidence IMP] [PMID 17948059]; GO_process: GO:2001165 - positive regulation of phosphorylation of RNA polymerase II C-terminal domain serine 2 residues [Evidence IMP] [PMID 18469135]; GO_process: GO:2001209 - positive regulation of transcription elongation from RNA polymerase I promoter [Evidence IDA] [PMID 20299458]; GO_process: GO:0032968 - positive regulation of transcription elongation from RNA polymerase II promoter [Evidence IMP] [PMID 14710186]; GO_process: GO:0034402 - recruitment of 3'-end processing factors to RNA polymerase II holoenzyme complex [Evidence IMP] [PMID 18469135]; GO_process: GO:2001173 - regulation of histone H2B conserved C-terminal lysine ubiquitination [Evidence IDA] [PMID 19531475]; GO_process: GO:0006355 - regulation of transcription, DNA-templated [Evidence IEA]; GO_process: GO:0090262 - regulation of transcription-coupled nucleotide-excision repair [Evidence IGI] [PMID 21737840]; GO_process: GO:0006362 - transcription elongation from RNA polymerase I promoter [Evidence IMP] [PMID 19164765]; GO_process: GO:0006368 - transcription elongation from RNA polymerase II promoter [Evidence IGI] [PMID 11927560]; GO_process: GO:0006351 - transcription, DNA-templated [Evidence IEA]) yields the protein MSSTNDPLVILRSAIAAKIDGTLVIGDTVGSERTDDIVKATGLEFPSIPGISNEPFVLKLDTPTAYQITDVDADSGKRFIDTRTVYNCYITKDLSITDYISISDERMVTNLKFLERTDLLTWLQGASTESSNIVKSTSAGGSGTSTGAGSAGASKSAAKTSSSTASSSVVKAKRPIDEELQKIYNQERTLIDHNRALRGNKLLDFSSVSSECRQKILSNYKNGSTANGGSNSIANAGKHKNTGTTSASSTGSTNSRNAPNRIPLPTSGKNQDPIILISPSASSLLNMSNVKEFLETGTFSPVMSSSGAADLIRISRHSAKIGTTRFVVVNSVEKFKPEYWDRVVAVFVTGQAWQFKSYRWSDPNALFQKVLGFALVFRGDPLPPSLTQWNVKVETLDRSQRFRDREASERIWDRIEQSMIARGWPVKR